Below is a window of Camelina sativa cultivar DH55 chromosome 11, Cs, whole genome shotgun sequence DNA.
CACTGGAACTAAAGAttagttcaaaataaaattgatacaTGCCTCATCAAGCTTCTCAACAAACGCCTTCCGCTCTTCTTGGGTGGATATCTTTTCAAACTCGGGTGTTTCTAGCTGTAGAAGAATGAAACCAAAGCTTTGTGTTTCAGAAGAATACCAACTAACAACAATGTATAACTATAGCAACAAAAGAACCATGAAAGAAGTAGCCGAGATAGTGATCCATATAAAGCACACACCTTCTCTTTGGTAGcatatatataagattcaaGGTTATTTTTTAACTCAgccgttcttcttctttccctatCTTTCTTGTCCAAGGCTTCTAATTTTATCTTAGCTTCGGCAAGAGACTCTGTCGTAAAAGGTGCTCCAGGTCCAACAGTTTTCTCTACTACCTACAAGtcatatccaaacaaaattGGTTAGTGGTACTGACACTAATCAAAAAAATCTTGGATACAGTAAAGCCAGAATACCACCTTTAGAGGAATCCTGAATGTCCGCTTTTTCAGCTTTTTTTCTGTGCCCAGGTCAACTTCTGCTGTTGTATTTGAAGCAGTGCTGTTTCCAGCATCGGTTTGTAGGTCCTCTTTATTGTCTTGTGAATTCTCATCAGTGGCATTGCCTGTTGCTGTGGTTGTGTTACTATCAATGGTCACGTTCTTCTTAGGAACTTCTACCCATTCTGTGATTTCAATTACAGCATCTCCTCGATCTAGACTTAGAATCCCACTTCTACTTAGAGAGAAATGCAAATTTGCCTTGATAGGTGCTGATAGATTCCGAGAAGAATATCTGTTTCAATCAATGAACTTACATTCATCAGCTTATATTGAATAAAACATATTTCTATCCAAACGGAAAGAATAACAGAACAATAAGAGAACAAAATTTTAGCTCTTACTTCTCAGATGTATCTGCCAAACCAGAGACAGAATACTGCGCAAACACAGGGGAGGTGGTTCCTGGGGGTAAAATATCCTCGGACTCATAAGAAAGTGACACATCAAAATCTTTGTCAAGGACAAACGATCTGAACATCTGTCAGAGAATCAGGTATACAAAATTACTACAAGATAGAAACATTTTCTACGCTTAAATAGGTTCCGAATGTGATGCAGTAGTACCTTGCTGGGTAGCTTTTTCATACGTGGTACGAGTTGCTGCTTTGTGTTCTCATCTTTCTTAACATTAGGGCCTTCCAACTCAACTAGAAAACCATAAGGGGAACCATCAACTATACCTAGCCTACGTTGCAATTTAATTCCATCGCTCAAGTTAGCAGCATGTAGTGCTGCGCCGAGGACAATAGCCTCATCAGCATCCAGATGTTTGTCTAACTGTTGTTTCCCAATAAATTCTTGGATTGTGCtctgtaattaaaaattagatcTTAACTtcatttggaaaaaaaagaaacgaaaatcCACTGATTGGCTTTGAGAGCATGAAAAACTACCTGTAGCTTGGGAACTCTAGTAGCTCCTCCTATCAGCTCCACTGCAGATATATCATCGATCTTCAAACCTGAATGCTTGAGCACATCTTTTAAAGGTGTAAGAGATCTCTCCCACAGATCTTTACATAGTTCCTCAAACTTCTCACGGGAAATTGTGCTCCTGAATAAACATAAGTAGGTTAGTGGTTAGAATATCCCGCACATCAAAATAATCATGATAAAAATTTGAGCATGTGAatctattataatatttttgcagCCAAAGTTTGGTGAGCTGGGAAAATAGTGAATCCTTGATAGATTGTAGTTATACCTGAAGTCACGATCATCATGAAGAGATTCAACAGATATTGGAGCCGCAGTGTTTGCACTCAAGATTTCCTTTGTACGTTTAACTTGCTTTTTCAATTTAGCCATTGCTTTGGGGAACTTCCTCACATCAACGCCATTACCGAGCTGTTTATTAAACTCATCTGCAAAGTGCTCTACCAAACGCATCTCCATACTCTGTCCTCCTAGTCCCGAGTCCCATCTAACATCCTTGACCtacataaacattaataaattatgaCCCATAATGAAAACCACTCCAACTGAGAGCAGACCAAAAGAATAAGAATGAGTAGGCTGAGCTTTAAGTCACACATGTTTCCAAGaagcaaaaaataaagaacccacaaaatacaatatatctGGAAGAAAATAAAGCCTCCTAATTTAAAAGAAGAGCATTATTAACCTGAAATTGGTTGACAGAAACAGTCTTGCCATATTCCTTCTCACTGTAAGCAGAGTAATA
It encodes the following:
- the LOC104723438 gene encoding heat shock 70 kDa protein 17, whose protein sequence is MGKMFSCLVVFLSLISLVPVPSESAVSSVDLGSEWVKVAVVNLKRGQSPISVAINEMSKRKSPGLVAFQSGDRLLGEEAAGITARYPNKVYSQLRDMVGKPFKHVKDFIDSVYLPFDIVEDSRGAVGIKIDDGSTVYSVEELLAMILGYASNLAEFHAKIPVKDMVVCVPPYFGQAERRGLIQASQLAGVNVLSLVNEHSGAALQYGIDKDFSNGSRHVIFYDMGSSSTYAALVYYSAYSEKEYGKTVSVNQFQVKDVRWDSGLGGQSMEMRLVEHFADEFNKQLGNGVDVRKFPKAMAKLKKQVKRTKEILSANTAAPISVESLHDDRDFRSTISREKFEELCKDLWERSLTPLKDVLKHSGLKIDDISAVELIGGATRVPKLQSTIQEFIGKQQLDKHLDADEAIVLGAALHAANLSDGIKLQRRLGIVDGSPYGFLVELEGPNVKKDENTKQQLVPRMKKLPSKMFRSFVLDKDFDVSLSYESEDILPPGTTSPVFAQYSVSGLADTSEKYSSRNLSAPIKANLHFSLSRSGILSLDRGDAVIEITEWVEVPKKNVTIDSNTTTATGNATDENSQDNKEDLQTDAGNSTASNTTAEVDLGTEKKLKKRTFRIPLKVVEKTVGPGAPFTTESLAEAKIKLEALDKKDRERRRTAELKNNLESYIYATKEKLETPEFEKISTQEERKAFVEKLDEVQDWLYMDGEDANATEFQDRLDSLKAIGNPISFRSEELTARPVAVEYARKYENELKETTKEWEKNKTWLPKEKINEVSKEAEKVKSWLDKNVAEQEKTALWSKPVFTSTEVYSKVFTLQDKVTKVNKIPKPKPKIEKATKKENTTTKEEEQSKSSDSNSSSDEAAKDEL